The following coding sequences lie in one Streptomyces sp. NBC_00510 genomic window:
- a CDS encoding ABC transporter permease has translation MSQADTLTRSVWPIRSLGLFRSELVTVLRRWRTLALLAVLAGVPVLIGIAVRIETGDGGSAGGGGGDGPAFVALITNNGLFLVFASLAATLPFFLPMAIGVVAGDAVAGEANAGTLRYLLVAPAGRTRLLVSKYASVLAFCLIGTLVVAVSALVTGALLFPLGDVTLLSGTTVPFSEGLLRALLVALVVAASLTGIAALGLFISTLTDSGIAAMATTVGLLITVQIVDTIPQLHAVQPYLFPHYWLSFADLVRDPVYWDEMRSNFQLQALYVAVFGSAAWARFTTRDITA, from the coding sequence ATGTCGCAGGCTGACACCCTGACCAGGTCGGTGTGGCCGATCCGCTCGCTCGGGCTGTTCCGTAGCGAACTGGTGACCGTGCTGCGCCGCTGGCGCACCCTGGCCCTGCTGGCCGTCCTGGCCGGGGTCCCGGTGCTCATCGGGATCGCGGTGCGGATCGAGACCGGTGACGGCGGCTCGGCCGGCGGCGGGGGCGGCGACGGCCCGGCCTTCGTCGCGCTGATCACCAACAACGGCCTCTTCCTGGTCTTCGCCTCGCTCGCCGCGACGCTGCCCTTCTTCCTCCCCATGGCGATCGGTGTCGTGGCCGGAGACGCCGTCGCCGGCGAGGCCAACGCGGGCACCCTGCGCTATCTGCTGGTTGCCCCGGCCGGGCGCACCCGTCTGCTGGTCTCCAAATACGCCTCCGTCCTGGCCTTCTGCCTGATCGGCACCCTCGTCGTGGCCGTCTCGGCACTGGTGACCGGTGCCTTGCTCTTCCCGCTCGGCGACGTCACCCTGCTGTCGGGTACGACGGTCCCCTTCTCCGAGGGGCTGTTGCGCGCCCTGCTGGTCGCCCTGGTCGTGGCCGCCTCGCTCACCGGCATCGCCGCGCTGGGCCTGTTCATCTCCACGCTCACCGACAGCGGCATCGCCGCCATGGCCACCACCGTGGGCCTGCTGATCACCGTGCAGATCGTCGACACCATCCCCCAACTGCACGCCGTGCAGCCCTACCTCTTCCCCCACTACTGGCTGAGCTTCGCCGACCTGGTCCGCGACCCCGTCTACTGGGACGAGATGCGCAGCAACTTCCAGCTCCAGGCCCTCTACGTCGCCGTGTTCGGCTCCGCGGCCTGGGCCCGCTTCACCACCCGCGACATCACGGCCTGA
- a CDS encoding ABC transporter ATP-binding protein, with protein MGEPSAETGEHAISTSGLTKRYRGGQLAVDGLDLAVPRGSVFGFLGPNGSGKTTTIRMLMGLIAPTSGTARVLGEPMPRAVRSVLPRVGALIEGPALYGFLSGRDNLLRFDAADPTAGPRTRGDRVDAALERVGLAAAAGKKARAYSLGMKQRLGLAAALLRPRDLLVLDEPTNGLDPQGMREIRSLVRELAADGTTVFLSSHLLDEIEQVCTHAAVMSRGRLITQGPVEALSSAGRLVVTTPDPAEAVRVLKEQGVTGLAAEGDRVTGELPQDPAALPELADLNAALVAAGVRVRGFGVERASLEDAFVALTGEGFDVAG; from the coding sequence ATGGGGGAGCCGTCCGCCGAGACCGGTGAGCACGCGATCTCCACGAGCGGACTCACCAAGAGGTACCGCGGCGGACAGCTCGCCGTCGACGGCCTCGACCTGGCCGTCCCCCGGGGCAGCGTCTTCGGCTTCCTGGGGCCCAACGGCTCCGGGAAGACGACGACGATCCGCATGCTCATGGGGCTCATCGCCCCGACCTCCGGCACGGCGCGGGTACTCGGCGAGCCCATGCCGCGCGCGGTGCGCAGCGTCTTGCCGCGCGTGGGCGCGCTGATCGAGGGCCCCGCCCTCTACGGCTTCCTCTCCGGCCGTGACAACCTGCTGCGCTTCGACGCGGCCGATCCGACCGCCGGTCCCCGCACCCGCGGGGACCGGGTCGACGCGGCCCTGGAGAGGGTCGGCCTGGCCGCCGCCGCGGGCAAGAAGGCGCGCGCCTACTCCCTCGGCATGAAGCAGCGGCTCGGCCTGGCCGCCGCGCTGCTGCGGCCCCGCGACCTGCTGGTGCTGGACGAGCCCACCAACGGCCTGGACCCGCAGGGCATGCGGGAGATCCGCTCGCTCGTCCGCGAGCTGGCGGCGGACGGCACCACGGTGTTCCTCTCCTCCCACCTCCTCGACGAGATCGAACAGGTCTGCACCCATGCCGCCGTGATGTCCCGCGGCCGGCTGATCACCCAGGGCCCGGTGGAGGCGCTCTCCTCCGCCGGACGCCTGGTGGTCACCACCCCCGACCCCGCCGAGGCGGTGCGGGTCCTGAAGGAGCAGGGGGTCACCGGCCTGGCCGCCGAGGGCGACCGGGTCACCGGGGAACTGCCGCAGGACCCCGCGGCACTCCCCGAACTGGCCGACCTCAACGCCGCACTGGTCGCCGCCGGGGTCCGCGTCCGCGGCTTCGGCGTCGAACGGGCGTCACTGGAGGACGCGTTCGTCGCGCTGACCGGAGAGGGCTTCGATGTCGCAGGCTGA
- a CDS encoding NAD(P)H-dependent oxidoreductase, which yields MSDSERTFLFLVGSSRADGNTEMLARHAAEQLPPAVDRRWLRLKDLPLPLFEDLRHDGEGRYPAPSGHAATLLEATLAATDIVVVSPLYWYSVSTSTKLYLDHWSGWMRVPGLDFLERMRGKTLWSVTVHGGQDPATAAPLVGTLRHTADYAGMRWGGALLGYGTRPGDVLRDTAALGRAKTFFS from the coding sequence GTGTCGGACTCAGAGCGGACCTTCCTGTTCCTGGTGGGAAGCAGCCGCGCCGACGGCAACACGGAGATGTTGGCGCGGCACGCCGCCGAGCAGCTTCCGCCCGCGGTGGACCGGCGCTGGCTGCGACTGAAGGACCTGCCGCTGCCGCTCTTCGAGGACCTCCGGCACGACGGCGAGGGCCGCTATCCCGCACCGTCGGGGCACGCCGCGACACTCCTGGAGGCCACTTTGGCGGCCACCGACATCGTGGTGGTCTCCCCCCTGTACTGGTACAGCGTCTCGACCAGCACCAAGCTCTACCTGGACCACTGGTCGGGCTGGATGCGGGTGCCGGGGCTGGACTTCCTGGAGCGGATGCGCGGCAAGACCCTGTGGTCGGTGACCGTGCACGGCGGCCAGGACCCGGCGACGGCCGCCCCGCTGGTGGGGACGCTGCGCCACACGGCCGACTACGCCGGGATGCGCTGGGGCGGGGCGCTGCTGGGCTACGGCACCCGGCCGGGTGACGTGCTGAGGGACACGGCGGCCCTGGGCCGGGCCAAGACCTTCTTCAGCTGA
- a CDS encoding polyprenyl synthetase family protein yields the protein MDEDLESAVRAGLSAVEAGLLEATKSDVPFITEAARHLVHAGGKRFRPLLSLLAAQFGDPHAPGIVPSAVVVELTHLATLYHDDVMDEAAVRRGVPSANARWDNSVAVLTGDFLFSKASHILADLGPEAVRIQAEAFERLVTGQILETVGPRDGRDPIDHYLEVIAGKTSSLIAVSCRFGAMMSGADESVVDILTQYGERVGTAFQLADDVLDIASDSHESGKTPGTDLREGVPTLPVLHLRSAVAKADGFASADDLRLCELLDGDLTDDRRHAEALELMRAHPALEQARRDTVRYADEARALLAPLPGCAAKQALEGLCEAVVHRAG from the coding sequence ATGGACGAGGACCTCGAGTCCGCCGTCCGGGCCGGGCTGTCCGCCGTCGAGGCAGGCCTCCTGGAGGCCACCAAGAGCGATGTGCCGTTCATCACGGAGGCGGCCCGCCACCTCGTGCACGCGGGCGGGAAGCGGTTCCGTCCGCTGCTGTCGCTGCTGGCCGCCCAGTTCGGCGATCCGCACGCGCCCGGCATCGTGCCGTCGGCCGTGGTGGTGGAGCTGACGCACCTGGCGACGCTGTACCACGACGACGTCATGGACGAGGCCGCGGTGCGCCGCGGCGTGCCGAGCGCCAACGCCCGCTGGGACAACTCGGTCGCCGTGCTGACCGGCGACTTCCTGTTCTCCAAGGCCTCGCACATACTGGCCGACCTCGGGCCGGAGGCCGTACGCATCCAGGCCGAGGCCTTCGAGCGGCTGGTCACCGGTCAGATCCTGGAGACCGTCGGCCCGCGCGACGGACGCGACCCGATCGACCACTACCTGGAAGTGATCGCCGGCAAGACGAGTTCGCTGATCGCCGTCTCGTGCCGCTTCGGCGCCATGATGTCCGGCGCGGACGAGAGCGTCGTCGACATCCTCACCCAGTACGGGGAGCGCGTCGGCACGGCCTTCCAGCTCGCCGACGACGTGCTGGACATCGCCAGCGACTCGCACGAGTCCGGCAAGACCCCGGGCACGGACCTGCGCGAGGGCGTGCCGACCCTGCCCGTGCTGCACCTGCGTTCGGCCGTGGCCAAGGCCGACGGATTCGCCTCGGCGGACGACCTGCGGCTGTGCGAACTGCTGGACGGCGATCTGACGGACGACCGGCGGCACGCCGAGGCGCTGGAGCTGATGCGCGCCCATCCGGCGCTGGAGCAGGCCCGGCGCGACACCGTGCGCTACGCGGACGAGGCGCGGGCCCTGCTGGCACCGCTCCCCGGCTGTGCCGCCAAGCAGGCCCTGGAGGGGCTCTGCGAGGCCGTGGTGCACCGCGCGGGCTAG
- a CDS encoding ABATE domain-containing protein, producing the protein MTEPAIGLVLHSSEGVAYRFDPGALGLELLPTGGPGAYARHEVLHEPGDLVRWAVASRLRPEPGGLAVSPEDVAAARYLRDALWHIAVARVHGEPLPAPDLVVLNEAAAWRPPALRLAPNGGRTWRTPITGTQVLAAVARDAVELFSGPHADRVRECSAHDCRLVFVDTSRPGRRRWCSMEHCGNRHKVRAHRSRRQAYEAPEG; encoded by the coding sequence GTGACGGAGCCCGCAATCGGTCTGGTCCTCCATTCATCCGAAGGAGTCGCCTACCGCTTCGATCCGGGCGCGCTCGGCCTGGAGCTGCTGCCCACGGGCGGCCCCGGCGCCTACGCGCGCCACGAGGTCCTCCACGAGCCCGGCGACCTGGTCCGCTGGGCCGTGGCGTCCCGGCTGCGCCCCGAGCCGGGCGGCCTCGCCGTCTCCCCGGAGGACGTCGCCGCGGCCCGCTACCTGCGCGACGCGCTCTGGCACATCGCCGTCGCCCGCGTCCACGGGGAACCCCTCCCCGCCCCGGACCTCGTTGTCCTCAACGAGGCCGCCGCCTGGCGTCCCCCCGCCCTGCGTCTCGCCCCCAACGGGGGCCGCACCTGGCGTACCCCGATCACCGGCACCCAGGTGCTGGCGGCCGTCGCCCGGGACGCGGTGGAGCTCTTCTCCGGCCCCCACGCCGACCGCGTCCGCGAATGCTCCGCCCACGACTGCCGACTGGTCTTCGTGGACACCTCACGCCCCGGCCGGCGTCGCTGGTGCTCCATGGAGCACTGCGGCAACCGCCACAAGGTCCGTGCCCACCGCTCCCGCAGACAGGCGTACGAGGCGCCGGAAGGCTAG
- the rarD gene encoding EamA family transporter RarD: MNEQRAGLLYGFAAYGLWGLFPLYWPLLEPSGAGEILAHRMVWSLVVVSLVLLVMRRWAWVPELLRQPRRLALLAVAAAVISVNWGLYIWGVNSGHVVETSLGYFINPLVTIGLGVLVLHERLRPAQWAAVGVGAAAVLVLTLGYGRLPWIALTLACSFATYGFIKKKVGMGGLESLAAETALQFLPALGYLAFLGTRGDTTFASHGAGHAALLAACGVVTAVPLICFGAAAIRIPLSMLGLLQYLAPVFQFGLGLLWFHEEMPAERWAGFALVWLALALLTWDALRAARRGRIAVRDAAVVPGEAAPRGAVTG; the protein is encoded by the coding sequence GTGAACGAGCAGCGTGCCGGTCTGCTGTACGGATTCGCCGCCTACGGGCTCTGGGGGCTCTTCCCCCTCTACTGGCCGCTCCTCGAACCGTCCGGCGCGGGCGAGATCCTCGCCCACCGCATGGTCTGGTCGCTGGTCGTCGTCTCCCTCGTACTGCTGGTGATGCGCCGCTGGGCGTGGGTCCCCGAACTCCTGCGCCAGCCGCGGCGGCTGGCGCTGCTGGCCGTGGCCGCGGCCGTCATATCCGTGAACTGGGGCCTGTACATCTGGGGCGTCAACAGCGGCCACGTCGTCGAGACCTCGCTGGGCTACTTCATCAACCCGCTCGTCACCATCGGCCTCGGCGTCCTCGTCCTGCACGAGCGGCTGCGTCCCGCGCAGTGGGCCGCCGTGGGCGTCGGTGCCGCCGCCGTCCTGGTGCTGACCCTGGGCTACGGGCGGCTGCCCTGGATCGCGCTGACCCTGGCCTGCTCCTTCGCCACCTACGGCTTCATCAAGAAGAAGGTCGGCATGGGCGGCCTGGAGTCGCTGGCGGCCGAGACGGCCCTCCAGTTCCTGCCGGCGCTCGGCTACCTGGCCTTCCTCGGCACCCGCGGCGACACCACCTTCGCCTCGCACGGGGCCGGCCACGCCGCCCTGCTCGCCGCGTGCGGCGTCGTCACCGCGGTGCCGCTGATCTGCTTCGGCGCGGCGGCCATCCGCATCCCGCTGAGCATGCTGGGGCTGCTGCAGTACCTCGCGCCGGTCTTCCAGTTCGGGCTCGGACTGCTCTGGTTCCACGAGGAGATGCCGGCCGAGCGCTGGGCCGGCTTCGCCCTCGTCTGGCTCGCCCTGGCCCTGCTGACCTGGGACGCGCTGCGCGCCGCGCGGCGCGGCCGGATCGCGGTGCGCGACGCCGCGGTGGTGCCCGGCGAGGCGGCGCCGCGCGGGGCCGTCACCGGCTGA
- a CDS encoding DUF2092 domain-containing protein — translation MAPIQPMDDDREPRRRTKAIRYAVPVAAAGVAAATIGLVPALANAGSPDLPGITAEELIAKVAASDTQTISGSVRISTDFGLPALLTGATGAGGPFGGGGGGRGDSSADPKEQLTQLLAGSHTLRVAADGPQKQKVSIVQNAAEYSLIHSGDEVWAYDSGSNQAYHLTGLPREAQGEDQAKGDRELPEGWPATPQEAAKKILDAADDSSTVTVDGTARIAGRDAYQLVVRPKATDSTVGSIRIGVDAGTGVPLKFTLAPRGGGKAIVDVAFTKVDFSRPAASVFDFTPPKGAKVTTEKAGEKADGTADGKAGREARGAHEEFGDLGGLDGLEGLGVLGKGWDSIAELKLPQEALNAGPSEGGDKAPGLGGQGLLGTFGKEVKGEFGTGTVVGTRLVNALITDSGKVYVGTVTQDALIKAADAAAE, via the coding sequence ATGGCACCCATCCAGCCCATGGACGACGACCGGGAGCCCCGGCGCCGGACCAAGGCGATACGTTACGCGGTCCCGGTGGCGGCGGCGGGAGTCGCCGCGGCGACCATCGGGCTCGTACCGGCGCTCGCGAACGCGGGCAGCCCGGATCTGCCCGGGATCACGGCCGAGGAGCTGATCGCGAAGGTCGCGGCCTCGGACACCCAGACGATCTCCGGCTCGGTCCGCATCAGCACGGACTTCGGCCTGCCGGCCCTGCTGACCGGCGCCACGGGCGCCGGTGGGCCCTTCGGCGGCGGTGGTGGCGGCCGCGGCGACTCCTCGGCCGACCCGAAGGAGCAGCTGACCCAGCTGCTGGCCGGCTCCCACACCCTGCGCGTGGCGGCCGACGGCCCGCAGAAGCAGAAGGTGTCGATCGTCCAGAACGCCGCGGAGTACAGCCTCATCCACAGCGGTGACGAGGTCTGGGCCTACGACAGCGGCAGCAACCAGGCCTACCACCTCACCGGTCTCCCGCGGGAGGCGCAGGGTGAGGACCAGGCCAAGGGCGACCGAGAACTGCCCGAGGGCTGGCCGGCCACCCCGCAGGAAGCCGCGAAGAAGATCCTCGACGCGGCGGACGACAGCTCCACCGTCACGGTGGACGGCACCGCGCGCATCGCCGGGCGGGACGCCTACCAGCTGGTGGTCAGGCCCAAGGCCACCGACTCCACGGTCGGGTCGATCCGGATCGGCGTGGACGCCGGCACCGGTGTGCCGCTGAAGTTCACCCTCGCCCCGAGGGGCGGCGGCAAGGCCATCGTCGACGTCGCCTTCACCAAGGTCGACTTCTCCCGGCCCGCCGCCTCGGTCTTCGACTTCACCCCGCCGAAGGGCGCGAAGGTGACGACGGAGAAGGCCGGCGAGAAGGCGGACGGGACGGCGGACGGGAAGGCCGGGCGGGAGGCCCGCGGGGCGCACGAGGAGTTCGGTGACCTCGGCGGCCTGGACGGTCTGGAGGGCCTCGGCGTCCTCGGCAAGGGCTGGGACTCGATCGCCGAGCTGAAGCTGCCTCAGGAGGCGCTGAACGCCGGCCCGTCCGAGGGCGGGGACAAGGCCCCGGGCCTCGGCGGACAGGGGCTGCTCGGCACCTTCGGCAAGGAGGTCAAGGGCGAGTTCGGCACCGGCACGGTGGTCGGCACCCGCCTGGTGAACGCCCTGATCACCGACAGCGGCAAGGTCTACGTGGGCACCGTGACCCAGGACGCCCTGATCAAGGCCGCCGACGCGGCCGCCGAGTAG